Proteins encoded by one window of Polaribacter haliotis:
- a CDS encoding GH36-type glycosyl hydrolase domain-containing protein — translation MKYGYFDDNKREYIITNPKTPVKWTNYVGTLSFGGIVDQTGGSLICKGDPALNRITKYIPQLPGSDFKGETLYIRFKDENGKYKIFSPFFVPTLDNYDLFECHVGLSYQKIVSEFYGIRTEVTIFVPNEENRVIRKIEVKNISGKDLQIDVIPVVEFTHFDALKQYTNADWCPQTMTMRANKNVDGTLLLRQYAFMKKDTENNFFTSNYPVDSFQTDRKLFLGDNEYGTWKNPLELQNESLSNFESNRGDNIAALLHKLGTVSNGETKTVITQLGQGAPNEIEKNAEKYKDEATVDQAFKELSEFWDDYLSKAEFHTPDAAFNSMVNIHNPRQCHTTYNWSRYLSLYQLGLGARGIGFRDSSQDILGILSAMPEKGKELIKKLISVKKEDGSAMHQFFPLTMEANEGDSREEAHLKDFYGDDHLWIVQTVIEYIKETGDYDFLKEEITFYDKKVKLKDRKKGTVLEHLKRSLDFTKNNCGQHGLPMLGFADWNDTVNLPGDSESIFNANLYGKALNEMAAMLDHLGDTELADQYRKDHAHMKKVVNDNCWDGDWYLRYFEDNGNAIGSKANSEGQIYTNAQSWTILAGFATPERAETALDSVEDKLNTKFGIKLSYPGYNGYDESIGGVSTYPPGAKENGGIFLHSNPWVMIAETMMGNGDRAFQYYNQINPASKNDIIDRFECDPYCYPQNILGDEHPQFGLARNSWLSGTSSWTYQAASKYIMGVRPDHKGLIIDPCIPKAWDGFTAVRKFRGATYNIDVKNPNNVSKGVVSMIVDGNKIDGNIVPVFNDGKEHTVEVILG, via the coding sequence ATGAAATACGGATATTTTGATGACAACAAAAGAGAATACATCATTACAAACCCAAAAACGCCAGTAAAATGGACGAATTATGTGGGTACATTATCTTTTGGAGGTATAGTAGATCAAACAGGGGGGTCTTTAATTTGTAAAGGCGATCCTGCATTAAACAGAATTACAAAATACATTCCACAATTACCAGGATCAGACTTTAAAGGGGAAACATTATACATCCGTTTTAAAGATGAAAATGGGAAATACAAAATATTTTCTCCATTTTTTGTTCCAACTTTAGATAATTACGATTTATTCGAATGTCATGTTGGTTTGTCTTATCAAAAAATAGTATCCGAATTTTATGGAATTAGAACAGAAGTAACCATTTTTGTTCCTAATGAAGAAAATAGAGTTATTCGTAAGATTGAAGTAAAAAATATCAGTGGAAAAGATTTACAAATAGATGTAATTCCGGTTGTAGAGTTTACACATTTCGATGCTTTAAAACAATACACAAATGCAGATTGGTGTCCTCAAACAATGACAATGAGAGCCAACAAAAATGTAGATGGAACTTTGTTATTACGTCAGTATGCTTTTATGAAAAAAGATACTGAAAACAATTTCTTTACATCAAATTATCCTGTAGATTCTTTTCAAACGGATAGAAAATTATTTTTAGGTGATAATGAATATGGAACTTGGAAAAATCCGTTAGAATTACAAAACGAAAGTTTATCTAATTTCGAATCGAACAGAGGAGATAACATTGCTGCTTTATTGCACAAATTAGGAACGGTTTCAAACGGAGAAACGAAAACTGTAATCACTCAATTAGGACAAGGAGCACCAAATGAAATTGAGAAAAATGCAGAGAAATATAAAGATGAAGCAACTGTAGATCAAGCTTTCAAAGAATTATCAGAATTTTGGGATGATTATTTATCAAAAGCTGAATTCCACACACCAGATGCAGCATTTAATTCAATGGTAAATATTCACAATCCACGTCAATGTCACACAACTTATAACTGGTCGAGATATTTATCTTTATACCAATTAGGTCTAGGAGCAAGAGGAATTGGATTTAGAGATAGTTCGCAAGATATTTTAGGAATTTTATCTGCAATGCCAGAAAAAGGAAAGGAATTAATCAAAAAATTAATTTCTGTAAAGAAAGAAGATGGTTCTGCAATGCACCAATTTTTTCCTTTAACAATGGAAGCAAATGAAGGTGATTCTCGTGAAGAAGCACATTTAAAAGACTTTTATGGTGATGATCATTTATGGATTGTACAAACTGTAATCGAGTATATTAAAGAAACTGGAGATTACGATTTCTTAAAAGAAGAAATTACTTTTTATGATAAAAAAGTAAAATTAAAAGATCGTAAAAAAGGAACTGTTTTAGAGCATTTAAAACGTTCTTTAGACTTCACAAAAAACAATTGTGGTCAGCATGGTTTACCAATGTTAGGTTTTGCAGATTGGAATGATACTGTAAACTTACCAGGAGATTCAGAAAGTATTTTTAATGCGAATTTATATGGAAAAGCATTGAATGAAATGGCTGCTATGTTAGATCATTTAGGAGATACAGAATTAGCAGATCAATACAGAAAAGACCACGCTCACATGAAAAAAGTTGTGAATGACAACTGTTGGGATGGAGATTGGTATTTACGTTATTTTGAAGATAATGGAAATGCAATTGGATCGAAAGCGAACAGCGAAGGTCAAATTTATACAAACGCACAATCTTGGACAATTTTAGCTGGTTTTGCAACGCCAGAAAGAGCTGAAACTGCATTAGATTCTGTTGAAGATAAGTTAAACACAAAATTCGGAATTAAATTATCTTATCCAGGTTATAATGGATATGATGAAAGTATTGGTGGTGTTTCTACATATCCTCCAGGAGCAAAAGAAAATGGAGGTATTTTCTTGCATTCGAATCCTTGGGTTATGATTGCAGAAACAATGATGGGTAATGGAGACAGAGCTTTTCAATATTACAATCAAATAAACCCTGCATCTAAAAATGATATTATAGACAGATTTGAATGTGATCCATATTGCTATCCTCAAAATATTTTAGGTGATGAGCACCCACAGTTTGGATTGGCAAGAAATTCTTGGTTATCAGGAACCTCTTCTTGGACGTATCAAGCTGCATCGAAATATATTATGGGAGTTCGTCCAGATCATAAAGGATTAATTATAGACCCTTGTATTCCTAAGGCTTGGGATGGTTTTACAGCTGTTCGTAAATTTAGAGGAGCTACTTATAATATCGATGTAAAAAATCCAAATAACGTTTCTAAAGGTGTTGTTTCTATGATTGTTGATGGAAATAAAATTGATGGAAATATCGTACCCGTTTTTAACGATGGAAAAGAGCATACAGTTGAAGTTATTCTAGGGTAA
- a CDS encoding glycoside hydrolase family 3 protein — protein sequence MKTYISVFLIIVTFCVTIISCNKPKENQLPEAISYNFTPKDTTWKSLSIREKIGQTMIVRAFHKAQVAEFGSIENMMEKYPIGGIFVPYWDYLFTPPRDQVIPTIKNAISDYENASKYPMIVTEDFERGVGSIYSEFTNMPSEMAVGAANNTDLAYKFGNAIAKESNALGVNWLLHPLVDLNMNPLQSLVIERAISDDATRAYPLLKAQIEGMNAQGVVSTIKHFPGDGATIKNQHLITSANNLSISEWNKTFGTMYQKMINEGTPAIMVGHIRFPAYQKEKRNGIFLPASLSEELMVGLLKKKMKFNGIIMSDALNMGGAAGYYDNEIETSLAAFKAGVDMVLWPTLKFMDSLEVRIKRGDIPMSRLNDAVERIWGVREQYNLLKKKGNIFYAITPEETTKIQKDAQEIANSAVTLLTDATKIPLKTSENKKIIIVNISHEDRTNDLRYTQSLLQAKGFEVDTILHNPNFLDWGEKLNFFDKYDKVLVAFENRYFSPLGASLLKDKEALGVWTMGMLPQDKIIAVSYSNPYYVNYYFENAFIGINAYSLDLFSQKAVVETLTGGISFKGTSPVKLEHDMLK from the coding sequence ATGAAAACCTACATATCAGTTTTTCTAATAATAGTAACGTTCTGCGTTACTATTATTAGTTGTAACAAACCCAAAGAAAATCAATTACCAGAAGCAATTTCTTACAATTTTACTCCAAAAGATACCACTTGGAAAAGTTTATCAATAAGAGAAAAAATCGGACAAACAATGATTGTACGTGCGTTTCATAAAGCACAAGTTGCAGAGTTTGGTTCTATTGAAAATATGATGGAGAAATACCCAATTGGAGGAATTTTTGTTCCTTATTGGGATTATCTATTTACACCTCCAAGAGACCAAGTAATTCCAACAATTAAAAATGCGATTTCAGATTATGAAAATGCATCTAAATATCCAATGATTGTTACAGAAGATTTTGAACGTGGAGTTGGAAGTATTTATAGTGAATTTACAAATATGCCTTCAGAAATGGCAGTTGGTGCTGCAAATAATACAGATTTAGCCTATAAATTTGGTAATGCAATTGCAAAAGAATCGAATGCTTTAGGTGTAAATTGGTTGTTACATCCTTTGGTTGATTTAAATATGAATCCGTTGCAAAGTTTGGTGATAGAACGTGCAATTTCTGATGATGCAACAAGAGCTTATCCGCTTTTAAAAGCGCAAATTGAAGGAATGAACGCACAAGGTGTAGTTTCTACAATTAAACATTTTCCTGGAGATGGAGCAACCATTAAAAATCAGCATTTAATTACCTCTGCAAATAATTTATCAATTTCTGAATGGAATAAAACTTTTGGTACCATGTATCAAAAAATGATAAACGAAGGAACCCCTGCAATTATGGTGGGTCATATTCGTTTTCCTGCGTATCAAAAAGAGAAGAGAAATGGTATTTTCTTACCTGCTTCTTTATCTGAAGAATTAATGGTTGGTTTGTTGAAGAAAAAAATGAAATTCAACGGAATAATTATGTCTGACGCTTTAAATATGGGTGGTGCAGCTGGTTATTATGATAACGAAATTGAAACTTCTTTAGCCGCTTTCAAAGCAGGAGTTGATATGGTATTATGGCCAACTTTAAAATTTATGGATTCTTTGGAAGTAAGAATCAAAAGAGGAGATATTCCAATGTCGAGATTAAATGATGCTGTTGAGAGAATTTGGGGAGTTCGTGAGCAATATAATTTACTGAAAAAGAAGGGAAATATTTTTTATGCGATTACTCCTGAAGAAACTACTAAAATTCAAAAAGATGCGCAAGAAATTGCAAACAGTGCTGTAACTTTATTAACAGATGCTACTAAAATTCCTTTAAAAACATCAGAAAATAAGAAGATAATCATTGTAAATATTAGTCACGAAGACAGAACAAACGATTTGCGTTACACACAAAGTTTATTGCAAGCAAAAGGTTTTGAAGTGGATACCATTTTACACAACCCTAACTTTCTAGATTGGGGCGAAAAACTAAATTTCTTCGACAAATATGATAAAGTTTTAGTTGCTTTCGAAAATAGATATTTTAGTCCTTTAGGCGCTTCACTTTTAAAAGACAAAGAAGCTTTAGGTGTTTGGACAATGGGAATGTTGCCACAGGATAAAATTATTGCAGTTTCTTACAGTAATCCTTATTATGTAAATTACTATTTCGAAAATGCATTTATTGGGATTAATGCATATAGTTTAGACTTATTTTCCCAAAAAGCAGTCGTAGAAACTTTAACTGGAGGAATCTCTTTTAAAGGAACTTCGCCTGTGAAATTGGAGCATGATATGTTGAAATAA
- a CDS encoding GH1 family beta-glucosidase, with translation MRKFPEDFIWGTATSSYQIEGAADIDGKGPSIWDSFCTIPGRIAQGETGNIACDHYHKFKEDIQLMKDMGVKAYRFSIAWARVMPTGKGEVNEKGIQFYSDLIDELLKAGIEPWVTLYHWDLPLALQLEEDGWLNKNMTDYFADYANLCFDRFGDRVKNWITLNEPWVVSILGYGQGVFAPGRSSNSEPYLAAHNLLIAHAKAVAVYRENYGHQEGQIGISNNCDWREPLTNSEEDKQAAERALEFFLAWFADPVYKGDYPEVMKERLKERLPEFTEEEKKMIKGSSDFFGLNHYTTMYAANSNGEQQEISVNGNGGISEDQDVSLSLDKSWNVTLMDWAVVPWGCKKLLKWISNRYDQPNIYITENGCAYPDKLVDGKVNDQERVDFYQGYLKACQEAIDEGVQLKGYFAWSFMDNFEWASGYEKRFGLHYVDFETLERVPKKSAHWFKEAIEKNSAE, from the coding sequence ATGAGAAAATTTCCAGAAGATTTTATTTGGGGTACTGCCACTTCTTCTTATCAAATAGAAGGAGCTGCAGATATAGATGGAAAAGGGCCTTCTATATGGGATTCATTTTGCACTATTCCAGGGAGAATTGCACAAGGAGAAACAGGCAATATAGCTTGTGATCATTACCACAAGTTCAAAGAAGATATACAATTGATGAAAGATATGGGCGTAAAAGCATATCGATTTTCAATTGCTTGGGCAAGAGTAATGCCTACAGGAAAAGGAGAAGTTAACGAAAAAGGAATTCAATTTTATTCAGATTTAATTGACGAACTTTTGAAGGCAGGTATAGAGCCTTGGGTAACATTGTATCATTGGGATTTACCTCTTGCTTTACAATTAGAAGAAGATGGTTGGCTGAATAAAAATATGACAGATTATTTTGCAGATTATGCAAATTTATGTTTTGATAGATTTGGAGACCGTGTAAAAAACTGGATTACATTAAACGAACCTTGGGTGGTTTCTATTTTAGGTTATGGACAAGGTGTATTTGCACCTGGAAGATCCTCTAATTCAGAACCTTATTTAGCTGCACATAATTTGCTTATCGCACATGCAAAAGCAGTTGCTGTTTACAGAGAAAATTACGGGCATCAAGAAGGTCAAATAGGAATTTCCAATAATTGCGATTGGCGTGAGCCTCTTACCAATAGCGAAGAAGATAAACAAGCAGCAGAAAGAGCTCTTGAGTTTTTTTTAGCTTGGTTTGCAGACCCTGTTTATAAAGGTGATTACCCAGAAGTTATGAAAGAAAGACTAAAGGAACGTCTTCCTGAATTTACAGAAGAAGAGAAAAAAATGATAAAAGGTTCTTCAGATTTTTTCGGATTAAACCATTATACAACCATGTATGCCGCAAATTCAAATGGTGAGCAACAAGAAATTTCAGTAAATGGAAATGGAGGTATTTCAGAAGACCAAGATGTTAGCTTGTCTTTAGACAAAAGTTGGAATGTAACCTTAATGGACTGGGCAGTTGTGCCATGGGGTTGTAAAAAATTGCTAAAATGGATTAGCAATCGTTATGACCAACCAAATATTTACATCACAGAAAATGGTTGTGCTTATCCAGATAAATTAGTCGATGGAAAGGTTAACGACCAAGAAAGAGTCGATTTTTATCAAGGATATTTAAAAGCCTGCCAAGAAGCAATTGATGAAGGTGTTCAATTAAAAGGGTATTTTGCTTGGTCTTTTATGGATAATTTTGAATGGGCTTCAGGTTACGAGAAACGATTTGGATTGCATTATGTAGATTTTGAAACTTTAGAAAGAGTTCCAAAAAAATCTGCACATTGGTTCAAAGAAGCTATCGAAAAGAACAGTGCTGAATAA
- a CDS encoding sulfatase, with product MKNIFKNSLLLIAFSLVFTSCKNQAGVKKETIKATAHKNVLFIAVDDLKPILGAYGSKVVKTPNIDKLATNGFVMKNNHCQQAVCGPSRASILSGKRPDYTKIWDLKTKIRSKNPDILTIPQYYKEHGYESAPVGKIFDFRSVDKQHDSISWNYNYLGIKHKMKEYVTSTEHVSYEVLQNPDSTTADGKVASRSIKLLRKFAKEKKPFFLGTGFHKPHLPFVVPQKYWDMYPIETISLPEYRKDPEGAPRYATQPSWELRGGYADFPKDYSVPISEEKQKKLIQGYYASVSFVDAQIGLVIDELDRLGLRENTVIVLWGDHGWHLGDHNMYCKHTNYEQSTRSPLIISAGKNRIGESNSPTEFVDIFPTLLDLTGLKNPGNLDGVSLVPLMESKVDHVKDFAVSQFPRESDKMGYTFRNDTYRYTVWMKDNWRSDKPYKESLLDADELYDYDKDPQETKNLVNEVAYKSIKADLKAKAIAYFKSQETK from the coding sequence ATGAAGAATATATTTAAAAATAGTCTTTTATTAATTGCATTTAGTTTGGTTTTTACAAGTTGTAAAAACCAAGCTGGTGTAAAAAAAGAAACCATAAAAGCAACAGCGCATAAAAATGTTTTATTTATTGCTGTAGATGATTTAAAACCTATTCTTGGAGCTTATGGAAGCAAAGTTGTAAAAACGCCGAATATTGATAAATTAGCTACTAATGGTTTTGTAATGAAAAACAATCACTGTCAGCAAGCTGTTTGTGGTCCATCTAGAGCAAGTATCCTTTCTGGTAAAAGACCAGATTATACCAAGATTTGGGATTTAAAAACAAAAATTAGGTCAAAAAACCCAGACATTCTTACAATACCTCAATATTATAAAGAACATGGCTATGAAAGTGCGCCAGTTGGTAAAATTTTCGACTTTAGATCTGTAGATAAACAACACGATTCTATTTCTTGGAACTACAACTATTTGGGTATAAAACATAAAATGAAGGAATATGTAACTTCAACAGAACATGTTTCTTACGAAGTTTTACAAAACCCAGACAGTACCACTGCAGATGGTAAAGTTGCAAGTAGAAGTATTAAACTTTTAAGAAAATTTGCAAAAGAGAAAAAGCCATTCTTTTTAGGTACAGGTTTTCATAAACCTCATTTACCTTTTGTAGTTCCTCAAAAATATTGGGACATGTATCCAATAGAAACTATTTCTTTACCAGAATATAGAAAAGATCCTGAAGGAGCACCAAGATACGCGACACAACCAAGTTGGGAATTAAGAGGTGGTTATGCAGATTTCCCTAAAGATTATAGTGTACCAATTTCTGAAGAAAAACAGAAAAAATTAATACAAGGGTATTATGCAAGTGTTTCTTTTGTTGATGCTCAAATTGGTTTGGTTATTGACGAATTAGACAGATTAGGTTTAAGAGAAAACACAGTAATTGTGCTTTGGGGAGATCATGGTTGGCATTTAGGTGACCATAATATGTACTGTAAACACACAAATTACGAACAATCTACAAGATCTCCTTTAATTATATCTGCAGGAAAAAACAGAATTGGAGAATCTAATTCACCAACTGAATTTGTAGATATATTCCCTACCCTATTAGATTTAACAGGGCTTAAAAACCCAGGTAATTTAGATGGCGTAAGTTTAGTTCCACTTATGGAAAGTAAAGTAGACCACGTAAAAGATTTTGCTGTAAGTCAGTTTCCAAGAGAAAGCGATAAAATGGGGTATACTTTTAGAAACGACACGTATCGTTATACAGTTTGGATGAAAGATAATTGGCGTTCAGACAAACCTTATAAAGAATCTCTTTTAGATGCAGATGAATTATACGATTATGATAAAGATCCTCAAGAAACTAAAAATTTAGTAAATGAGGTTGCATATAAAAGTATAAAAGCAGATTTAAAAGCAAAAGCTATTGCTTATTTTAAAAGTCAAGAAACTAAATAA
- a CDS encoding MFS transporter — protein MTKLKLKEKIGYALGDGAANIAWRGVATFLFIFYTDVFGLSPITVGILFLVARFSDGISDILMGIIGDRTETKYGKFRPWILWTAIPLAVILSLLFTNPNFSDTGKIIYAYVTYILFTLIYTANNIPYGALMAVMTGDDKERASLGSYRMVGAFAGGMLVQGALLYLVASFGNINPDIQLQKIDDTTYEVSVSSKENFENVNIKTENGIALFAFTDASLETKNAEPVPSKTFSVEANKTYNFTISGEENLKESDITIINQKKGYSNAMYLMSVVLAILLLLTFFSTKERVLPPKTQKNNLKQDFKDLIANKPWLILLFVGLLFNIYNSIKQGIVIIYFTHYLNNQLLSASFLVSLMVASILGAMVTAPLSKKFGKKNLFIGALLFSGIVNSLFIFCDANDIGAIFTIGILSEFAAAIFPTLFFVMLGDAADYSEYKNKRRATGLIYSAGSFATKFGGGIAGAIIGLVLGMYHYNGQDTVSIQGAVPGILMLMSWIPAIITVIAAGLMTLYPLTQSKITEVTQELYSRRQLEQNSNTI, from the coding sequence ATGACCAAACTAAAACTTAAAGAAAAAATTGGATACGCCCTTGGAGATGGAGCCGCAAATATTGCGTGGAGAGGTGTAGCTACTTTTTTGTTTATTTTTTATACGGATGTTTTTGGGTTGAGTCCAATTACTGTCGGAATTTTATTTTTAGTAGCAAGATTTAGCGACGGAATTTCCGATATTTTAATGGGAATTATTGGTGATAGAACCGAAACTAAATATGGTAAATTTAGACCTTGGATTCTTTGGACTGCAATTCCATTGGCAGTAATTCTATCTTTATTATTTACAAATCCTAATTTTAGCGATACTGGTAAAATTATTTATGCATACGTAACATACATTTTATTCACTCTAATTTACACAGCAAATAATATTCCTTATGGAGCATTAATGGCAGTTATGACTGGTGATGATAAAGAACGTGCAAGTTTAGGTTCTTATAGAATGGTAGGTGCTTTTGCAGGCGGAATGTTAGTGCAAGGTGCATTATTATATTTAGTAGCGAGTTTTGGAAACATAAATCCAGATATTCAACTTCAAAAAATTGATGATACTACATACGAAGTTTCAGTTTCTTCAAAAGAAAACTTCGAAAATGTAAATATTAAAACTGAAAACGGAATTGCATTATTTGCTTTTACAGATGCTTCTTTAGAAACTAAAAACGCAGAGCCTGTTCCTTCTAAAACATTTTCTGTTGAAGCCAATAAAACATATAATTTTACAATTTCTGGTGAAGAAAATTTAAAAGAAAGCGATATTACTATTATCAATCAGAAAAAAGGATACAGCAATGCTATGTATCTAATGTCTGTTGTTTTAGCGATTCTTTTACTATTGACTTTCTTTTCAACCAAAGAAAGAGTTTTACCTCCAAAAACTCAAAAAAATAATTTAAAACAAGATTTTAAAGATTTAATAGCAAACAAACCTTGGTTAATACTATTGTTTGTTGGGTTGTTATTCAATATTTATAACTCTATAAAGCAAGGAATTGTAATTATTTATTTTACGCATTATTTAAATAATCAATTGTTATCTGCTTCTTTTTTAGTAAGTTTAATGGTCGCTTCTATATTGGGAGCAATGGTTACAGCTCCTTTAAGTAAAAAATTTGGAAAAAAGAATTTGTTTATTGGTGCGTTATTATTTTCAGGAATTGTAAATAGTTTATTTATTTTTTGTGATGCTAATGATATTGGGGCCATTTTTACAATAGGAATTTTATCAGAATTTGCAGCAGCAATTTTTCCAACATTATTCTTTGTAATGTTAGGTGATGCAGCAGATTATTCAGAGTATAAAAATAAACGTAGAGCTACAGGATTAATATATTCAGCAGGTTCTTTCGCTACAAAATTCGGAGGCGGAATTGCAGGTGCAATTATAGGATTGGTTTTAGGAATGTATCATTATAATGGACAAGATACTGTTTCTATACAAGGCGCAGTTCCAGGAATATTAATGTTAATGAGCTGGATTCCTGCAATAATTACAGTAATCGCTGCAGGTTTAATGACATTGTATCCATTAACGCAATCGAAAATAACAGAAGTTACACAAGAATTATATTCAAGAAGACAATTAGAACAAAATAGCAACACAATATAA
- a CDS encoding MFS transporter encodes MAENANQVVSNEDKVPFSKKLAYAAGGPVDILGVWVMVSIAYQVFNFELKMPPTYVAIILMSLRLWDGVMDPLMGWISDNFRSKWGRRRPFILVGAILAGLTYPLIWWFPTDMSQEGIMFWVIGFGIIFYTCFTVWAMPYQSMLMEMTPDYNERTRVAEIRGYFQTLAGFFNGWVWWLSMLPIFFIDGEASPVNGMRYISLIIAVVILVLGVLPAIFVKERYYESDLIQNQKQVKLLDSLRETFSNKPFIILCGLTLFFLLGTSIFDSYGRYVGTYYVLGGDWNEGAKFAGYGTFVYTGFSFLFIPLFRRLSEKIGKPKVLMISMTIVVVAVTTTWWTFTPDNPWLMLLNTAFIGAGYAGLWLMIPSMQVDVVDYDELQTGERREGSFASIFSWVLKFSFVIGFMISGPVIEMTGFDANLDGAQAEGVYDIMRIGFLVIPITSLLIAILLLRKFPITSEKAAEIRVQLEERRGKV; translated from the coding sequence ATGGCTGAAAATGCAAACCAAGTAGTTAGTAACGAAGACAAAGTTCCTTTTTCGAAGAAACTTGCCTACGCTGCAGGTGGTCCAGTAGATATTTTAGGAGTTTGGGTAATGGTAAGTATTGCTTATCAAGTATTCAATTTCGAACTAAAAATGCCTCCAACTTATGTGGCCATTATTTTAATGTCGTTACGTTTATGGGATGGAGTTATGGATCCTTTAATGGGTTGGATTTCAGATAATTTTCGTTCTAAATGGGGACGAAGAAGACCATTCATTTTAGTTGGTGCAATTTTAGCTGGTTTAACGTATCCTCTTATTTGGTGGTTTCCTACAGATATGTCTCAAGAAGGTATTATGTTTTGGGTAATTGGTTTTGGAATTATATTCTACACTTGTTTTACAGTTTGGGCAATGCCTTACCAAAGTATGTTAATGGAAATGACACCAGATTATAATGAAAGAACAAGAGTTGCAGAAATACGTGGCTATTTTCAAACACTTGCCGGTTTTTTTAACGGTTGGGTTTGGTGGTTAAGTATGTTGCCAATTTTCTTTATAGATGGAGAAGCAAGTCCTGTAAACGGAATGCGTTATATTAGTTTAATAATTGCTGTTGTAATATTAGTTTTAGGAGTTTTACCAGCCATTTTTGTAAAAGAACGTTATTACGAAAGTGATTTAATTCAGAATCAAAAACAAGTAAAATTATTGGATAGTTTACGAGAAACATTTTCTAATAAACCTTTTATAATTCTATGTGGTTTAACGCTGTTTTTCTTGTTAGGAACATCAATTTTCGATAGTTATGGACGATATGTCGGAACCTACTATGTATTAGGTGGTGATTGGAATGAAGGTGCAAAATTTGCAGGTTATGGTACGTTTGTTTATACCGGTTTTAGCTTTTTATTCATTCCGCTTTTTAGAAGATTATCAGAAAAAATAGGAAAACCAAAAGTTTTAATGATTTCCATGACCATTGTGGTTGTAGCTGTTACTACAACTTGGTGGACTTTTACACCAGATAATCCTTGGTTAATGTTACTAAATACAGCATTTATTGGAGCAGGTTATGCAGGTTTATGGTTAATGATACCTTCTATGCAAGTAGATGTGGTAGATTATGACGAATTACAAACAGGTGAAAGACGAGAAGGTAGTTTTGCATCTATATTTTCTTGGGTTTTAAAATTCAGTTTTGTAATTGGTTTTATGATTTCTGGACCCGTAATTGAAATGACTGGTTTTGATGCAAATTTAGATGGTGCACAAGCAGAAGGAGTTTATGACATTATGAGAATTGGCTTTTTAGTAATACCAATTACATCTTTATTAATTGCCATTTTATTATTAAGGAAATTCCCAATTACATCTGAAAAAGCTGCAGAAATTAGAGTACAATTAGAAGAAAGAAGAGGAAAAGTTTAA